In Carya illinoinensis cultivar Pawnee chromosome 7, C.illinoinensisPawnee_v1, whole genome shotgun sequence, the following are encoded in one genomic region:
- the LOC122317390 gene encoding uncharacterized protein LOC122317390 gives MQPQQSSRIDLVGLKAQIVKKLGVNKSKLYFYHLNRFLSDKFGKSQFESFCIRAFGRENLPLHNQLLISILKNACQAKTPPPVHLAGPHKLGIQAANSSPGGEDGHEQSGAIFSNQNQNAPVWSNGVLPMSPRKGRSGIRDRKLRDRPSPLGLNGKVECISHQSMGPEDSNSKFNVENGDLMPCDYQRPGQHLQTVAEAHENERDGAVQRPAEKPRIHSKDQTAGAVIDDGEEVQSTRSNFFRNPLLAPLGIPFCPASVGGARKVIPSASSGDFVSNYDSGGLTDTETLRKRMEQIAAAQGLGGVSMECANMLNNMLDVYLKQLIRSCAALVGARCTHEPRKHLAHKQQIQGKIINGMWPINHLHMQSTGGPMDAMQEQGHQCSISLLDFKVAMELNPQQLGEDWPLLLEKICMQAFEE, from the coding sequence ATGCAACCTCAGCAGAGCTCCAGAATCGATTTGGTTGGCTTGaaagctcagatagtgaagaaGCTTGGGGTGAATAAGTCAAAACTGTACTTTTATCACTTGAATAGATTTTTGAGTGACAAATTCGGCAAGAGTCAGTTTGAAAGCTTTTGCATTCGGGCTTTTGGGAGGGAGAATCTTCCACTGCACAATCAACTCCTTATTTCAATCCTTAAGAATGCATGCCAAGCCAAGACCCCGCCACCTGTTCATTTAGCGGGTCCCCACAAATTGGGGATACAAGCCGCAAACAGTTCTCCTGGTGGGGAAGATGGGCATGAACAAAGTGGGGCCATTTTCTCCAATCAGAATCAAAATGCGCCTGTTTGGTCAAATGGGGTTCTTCCAATGTCCCCACGAAAGGGTAGGTCCGGGATACGTGATCGGAAGCTCAGGGATAGACCAAGCCCTCTTGGACTGAATGGGAAGGTCGAGTGTATCTCACATCAATCCATGGGACCAGAAGATAGCAATAGTAAGTTTAATGTGGAAAATGGGGATTTGATGCCGTGCGATTATCAGAGACCAGGGCAGCATCTTCAGACTGTTGCTGAGGCACATGAGAATGAAAGGGATGGTGCGGTTCAGCGACCTGCAGAGAAGCCAAGGATACACAGTAAAGATCAGACTGCGGGAGCTGTTATTGACGATGGAGAAGAGGTGCAGTCAACACGGTCGAATTTCTTTAGAAATCCTCTGCTTGCCCCCCTAGGGATTCCATTTTGCCCAGCTAGTGTCGGTGGGGCCCGCAAAGTTATTCCATCGGCTAGCAGTGGTGATTTTGTTAGCAATTACGACAGTGGTGGATTGACTGATACGGAGACACTCAGAAAACGTATGGAGCAGATTGCAGCAGCACAGGGCCTTGGAGGCGTTTCTATGGAATGTGCTAATATGTTAAATAATATGCTGGATGTGTACTTGAAGCAGTTAATCAGGTCTTGTGCTGCTTTGGTGGGAGCAAGGTGCACACATGAGCCAAGAAAGCACCTTGCTCACAAGCAGCAGATTCAAGGCAAAATTATCAATGGCATGTGGCCAATTAATCACTTACACATGCAGAGCACCGGTGGGCCCATGGATGCGATGCAGGAGCAAGGACACCAGTGCTCGATATCTTTGCTTGATTTCAAAGTTGCTATGGAGCTGAATCCTCAGCAACTTGGGGAGGATTGGCCATTGCTGCTGGAGAAAATTTGTATGCAAGCATTTGAGGAATGA
- the LOC122315888 gene encoding peroxidase 16-like — translation MNPKMPKRSLHCLFFLLLLTVAYAKLRVDHYRHSCPNVEAIVRSAVKQKFQETFVTAPATLRLFFHDCFVRGCDASVILATRNHTSEKDNADDLSLAGDGFDTVMQAKAAVDSVPQCRNKVSCADILAIATRDVVALTGGPTYAVELGRLDGRISTRASVRHHLPHPDFKLDKLHSLFKSHGLSKTDLIALSGAHTIGFAHCSLFFNRIHNFESSNRMDPTLDPAYGKYLREVCPKNIDRRIVIDMDPNTPRKFDNMYYKNLQQGMGLFTSDQSLFTDKRSRKIVNLFASNNEAFEQAFVAAITKLGRVGVRTGNQGEIRHNCAMVN, via the exons ATGAACCCAAAAATGCCCAAAAGAAGTCTTCactgtcttttctttcttcttctccttactGTAGCTTATGCTAAACTTCGGGTCGACCATTACCGACACTCATGCCCGAATGTTGAAGCAATCGTCCGCTCTGCAGTTAAACAAAAATTCCAGGAGACATTTGTGACAGCTCCTGCCACTCTTCGGCTCTTCTTCCACGACTGCTTTGTCCGG GGTTGTGATGCTTCGGTAATTTTGGCTACAAGAAATCACACATCAGAGAAGGATAATGCAGATGATCTTTCACTAGCTGGGGATGGGTTTGACACAGTGATGCAAGCCAAAGCTGCAGTTGATAGTGTGCCCCAGTGCAGGAATAAGGTTTCATGTGCTGATATATTGGCCATAGCCACTAGGGATGTTGTTGCTCTG ACAGGGGGACCGACATATGCTGTAGAATTGGGAAGACTTGATGGCAGGATATCTACCAGAGCTAGCGTCCGGCACCACCTCCCTCATCCTGACTTTAAATTGGACAAACTCCATTCTTTGTTTAAGTCACATGGTCTCTCCAAAACAGATCTAATCGCACTATCAG GAGCACATACTATCGGGTTTGCACACTGCAGCCTGTTCTTCAATCGGATCCACAATTTCGAAAGCAGCAACAGAATGGATCCAACACTTGATCCGGCATATGGAAAGTATCTCCGAGAAGTTTGCCCCAAAAATATAGACCGCAGAATTGTCATTGACATGGACCCAAACACACCTCGAAAATTTGATAACATGTACTACAAGAACCTTCAGCAAGGGATGGGTTTATTCACCTCCGATCAATCTTTGTTTACTGACAAGAGATCGAGAAAAATTGTGAACCTATTTGCTTCCAACAACGAAGCCTTTGAACAAGCTTTTGTTGCCGCCATTACTAAGCTTGGGCGGGTGGGGGTCCGGACTGGAAACCAAGGTGAGATTAGGCACAATTGTGCTATGGTGAACTAG
- the LOC122315887 gene encoding uncharacterized protein LOC122315887, translating to MDSDTEESPRKRQRKNPFSGDSSSRKNLMQDEDIRLETTRARFSNVLKRHGELTERLSRDSDKMIFERLQKEFEAARASQTEEICLKGEEWNDGLLATIRERVHMEADRKAMPGDINMVPGPHFQEKITYKVGSKVICCLEGARIGIQYETSFADEPCELYHCVLESKSFLEKMTVLEHTIPFFLPIREAENDLLSSNAMKFIDYVGELLQAYVDRREQVRLIKELYGNQIRELYHSLPYHMVEFVLDDSDCKVTVSLRYADLVSVLPTRIRVLAWPSKKSSIDAMTMNRKENGVLGSHQIPVRLSYAEDAVRKMSLPEAFAEIVLNLPQALQQMSQQTSK from the exons ATGGATAGCGACACTGAAGAGTCGCCTAGGAAGAGGCAGAGAAAGAATCCATTTTCTGGGGATTCTTCTTCTCGCAAG AATCTTATGCAAGACGAAGATATTCGATTGGAGACAACACGAGCTAGAT TTTCAAATGTTCTCAAGAGGCATGGAGAATTAACAGAGCGTCTTTCTAG GGATTCTGACAAGATGATATTCGAGCGTCTACAAAAGGAATTTGAAGCTGCTCGTGCTTCTCAAACTGAAG AGATTTGCTTAAAAGGTGAAGAATGGAATGACGGGCTATTGGCAACAATAAGGGAGCGG GTTCACATGGAAGCAGACAGAAAGGCAATGCCAGGGGACATAAACATGGTGCCAGGTCCACATTTTCAggaaaaaattacatataaagTTGGTAGCAAG GTGATTTGTTGTTTGGAAGGGGCAAGAATCGGCATTCAATATGAGACGTCTTTTGCAG ATGAACCTTGTGAGCTATACCACTGTGTGCTTGAGAGtaaatcatttcttgaaaagaTGACTGTCCTTGAACACACAATTCCCTTTTTTCTACCGATACGAGAAGCAGAAAATGATCTTCTCTCTTCCAACGCCATG aaatTTATAGATTACGTTGGAGAACTTTTGCAGGCTTATGTGGATAGGCGCGAACAG GTTCGGCTTATCAAGGAGTTGTATGGAAATCAAATTAGAGAATTGTATCATAGCCTTCCATACCACATGGTTGAATTTGTACTGGATGATTCTGATTG CAAGGTAACAGTAAGTCTTAGATATGCAGATCTTGTCTCTGTACTTCCTACCAGAATCAGAGTGCTTGCTTGGCCATCCAAGAAAAGTAGTATAGATGCAATGACTATGAACAGGAAGGAAAATGGAGTGTTGGGAAGTCACCAAATTCCTGTTCGCTTATCATATGCAGAGGATGCTGTGCGAAAAATGAGCTTACCTGAAG CATTTGCGGAGATTGTGTTAAATCTGCCCCAAGCACTTCAGCAAATGTCACAGCAGACTAGCAAATGA